The Paeniglutamicibacter sulfureus genome includes a region encoding these proteins:
- a CDS encoding ABC transporter permease has product MEPTTQAPRVRAGKISSRHIEHYVAPLEETPLQSVDKVDETAQPLSMWAQAWRSLRTQPLFIISALLILLVIAVAAFPGLFTSTSPTACSLSFARQGPSAGHPLGFTFQGCDIYARIMYGAQASVLVGLFTTIAVVVFGGILGALAGYYGGWLDAVLARLADIFFALPLILGAIIIMQLPAFRENRSIWTVIITLAIFGWPQMARITRGAVIEAKSSDYVMASRSLGLSKFKTLVKHVVPNSLAPVIVVSTISLGIYIVAEATLSFLGLGLPPSIMSWGNDIASAQISVRNNPEILMWPALALSITVLSFIMLGDAVRDALDPKSRKG; this is encoded by the coding sequence ATCGAACCGACCACGCAGGCTCCCCGCGTCCGCGCCGGAAAGATCTCCAGTCGCCACATCGAGCACTATGTGGCACCGCTGGAGGAAACCCCGCTGCAGTCCGTGGACAAGGTGGACGAAACCGCGCAGCCGTTGAGCATGTGGGCCCAGGCCTGGCGCTCGTTGCGCACGCAGCCGCTGTTCATCATTTCCGCTCTGCTCATCCTCCTGGTGATTGCCGTGGCTGCCTTTCCCGGGCTGTTCACCAGCACCAGTCCAACAGCCTGCAGCCTCTCCTTTGCCCGCCAAGGGCCCTCGGCCGGGCACCCGCTGGGCTTCACGTTCCAAGGCTGCGACATCTATGCGCGCATCATGTACGGCGCCCAAGCCTCGGTGCTGGTCGGGTTGTTCACCACCATCGCGGTGGTCGTCTTTGGCGGCATCCTCGGCGCCCTGGCCGGCTACTATGGCGGCTGGCTCGACGCGGTACTGGCCCGACTGGCCGACATCTTCTTTGCCTTGCCGCTGATCCTTGGCGCCATCATCATCATGCAGCTGCCGGCATTCAGGGAGAACCGCAGCATCTGGACCGTCATCATCACCTTGGCGATCTTCGGCTGGCCGCAAATGGCCCGCATCACCCGCGGCGCTGTCATTGAGGCCAAGAGCTCGGACTACGTCATGGCCTCGCGCTCGTTGGGCCTGTCCAAGTTCAAGACCCTGGTCAAGCACGTGGTGCCTAACTCCCTGGCACCGGTCATCGTGGTTTCGACCATCTCGCTGGGCATCTACATCGTCGCCGAGGCGACGCTGTCGTTCCTGGGCTTGGGGCTGCCGCCGAGCATCATGAGCTGGGGCAATGACATCGCCTCCGCGCAGATCTCCGTGCGCAACAACCCGGAGATCCTCATGTGGCCGGCACTGGCCCTGTCCATCACGGTGTTGAGCTTCATCATGCTCGGTGACGCCGTGCGCGACGCACTCGATCCAAAGTCACGTAAGGGCTAG
- a CDS encoding dipeptide ABC transporter ATP-binding protein produces the protein MSELLKKPTMFDSVRDDLPLLEIRDLAITFTTPEGPVNAVRKAHLTVMPGETVAIVGESGSGKSTTALSAIGLLPGNGKVTGGQIIFDGEDITHANEKRIIELRGSSIGMVPQDPMSNLNPVWKIGFQVQETLKANGLAGNNSKERVAQVLSDAGLPDAAKRAGQYPHEFSGGMRQRALIAIGLACRPRLLIADEPTSALDVTVQQQILDHLDTMTSELGTAVLLITHDLGLAAERAEKIVVMYKGQVVESGPALEILRNPVHPYTQRLVAAAPSLASKRLQSQPAEVAEEVNAVVKAEHEMTDDDVLQIKDLTKVFKIRKGLGRSEDFTAVDNVSFSVKRGTTTAIVGESGSGKSTVAQMVLSLLKPTSGSISFDGQDMTDRSERDLFKFRRRVQPIFQDPYGSLDPMYSIYRTIEEPLRIHGIGDAKSRQQRVKELLEHVSMPSSTMHRFPNELSGGQRQRIAIARALALNPEVIICDEAVSALDVLVQAQILNLLNKLQEELNLTYLFITHDLAVVRQIADDVCVMQYGKIVEHSTTDEVFNNPRSEYTSNLLRSIPGSTLSL, from the coding sequence ATGAGCGAATTATTGAAGAAACCCACTATGTTCGACTCGGTCCGGGACGACCTTCCGCTGCTTGAAATCAGGGACCTGGCCATCACATTCACCACCCCCGAGGGGCCGGTCAACGCCGTGCGCAAGGCCCACCTGACGGTGATGCCGGGCGAGACCGTGGCCATCGTGGGGGAGTCCGGTTCCGGAAAGTCCACCACCGCGCTGTCGGCCATCGGCCTGCTGCCCGGCAACGGCAAGGTCACCGGCGGCCAGATCATTTTTGACGGCGAGGACATCACCCACGCCAACGAGAAGCGCATCATTGAGCTGCGCGGCAGTTCGATCGGCATGGTTCCCCAGGACCCCATGTCCAACCTGAACCCGGTGTGGAAGATCGGCTTCCAAGTCCAGGAAACCCTGAAGGCCAACGGCCTGGCCGGAAACAACTCCAAGGAACGCGTCGCCCAGGTACTCTCGGACGCAGGGCTGCCCGATGCGGCAAAGCGCGCCGGGCAGTACCCGCACGAGTTCTCCGGCGGCATGCGCCAGCGCGCACTGATTGCCATCGGCCTGGCCTGCCGCCCGCGGCTGCTGATTGCCGACGAACCAACCAGCGCCCTCGACGTGACGGTGCAGCAGCAGATCCTGGACCATTTGGACACCATGACCAGCGAGCTGGGCACGGCCGTGCTGCTGATCACCCACGACCTGGGTCTGGCGGCGGAGCGCGCCGAAAAGATCGTGGTGATGTACAAGGGGCAGGTCGTTGAATCAGGGCCGGCCCTGGAAATCCTGCGCAACCCGGTCCACCCCTACACCCAGCGCCTCGTTGCCGCGGCTCCGTCGCTGGCCTCCAAGCGGCTGCAATCACAGCCGGCGGAGGTGGCCGAGGAAGTCAATGCGGTGGTCAAGGCCGAGCATGAGATGACAGACGACGACGTCCTGCAGATCAAGGACCTGACCAAGGTCTTCAAGATCCGCAAGGGACTGGGCCGCAGCGAGGACTTCACCGCTGTGGACAATGTGTCCTTCTCCGTCAAGCGCGGCACCACCACGGCGATCGTGGGGGAGTCCGGCTCGGGCAAGTCCACGGTGGCCCAGATGGTGCTGAGCCTGTTGAAGCCCACCTCCGGATCCATCAGCTTTGACGGCCAGGACATGACTGACCGGTCCGAACGCGACCTCTTCAAGTTCCGTCGACGGGTGCAGCCGATCTTCCAGGACCCCTATGGTTCCCTGGATCCGATGTACAGCATCTATCGAACCATTGAGGAGCCGCTGAGGATCCACGGAATCGGTGACGCCAAGTCCCGGCAGCAACGGGTCAAGGAACTGCTGGAACACGTATCGATGCCCTCGTCCACGATGCACCGGTTCCCCAACGAGCTTTCCGGCGGGCAGCGACAGCGCATTGCCATCGCGCGCGCCCTGGCGTTGAACCCGGAAGTGATTATCTGCGACGAGGCCGTCTCGGCACTGGACGTGTTGGTGCAGGCGCAGATCCTGAACCTGTTGAACAAGCTGCAGGAGGAGCTGAACCTCACCTACTTGTTCATTACCCACGACCTGGCCGTGGTGCGGCAGATCGCCGACGATGTTTGCGTGATGCAGTACGGCAAGATCGTGGAGCACTCCACCACGGACGAGGTGTTCAACAACCCCCGGAGCGAGTACACCAGCAACCTGCTCCGCTCGATCCCGGGGTCCACCTTGAGCCTGTAG
- a CDS encoding ABC transporter permease produces MIMFTFKRFLQLIPVFFGATLLVYFLVFATPGDPIAALSGGKPMSPAVESALRAQYNLDQPFWVQYFLYLKNLVTFDLGQTFSGQPVADVIARAMPVTARLAVMALAIEAFFGIIFGVIAGLKKGKLFDSTVLVASLIVIAVPTFVLGFVLQFIVGVKLDWAKPTVGSTAPWGDLILPATVLGLVSLAYVLRLTRTSIIENKQADYVRTATAKGLSRRRVIMVHILRNSLIPVVTFLGADLGTLMGGAIVTEGIFNVPGIGNLVYQAVLKGETPTVVAVVSVLVVVFVIANLVVDLLYAWLDPRIRLV; encoded by the coding sequence ATGATCATGTTTACATTCAAGAGATTCCTGCAGTTGATCCCGGTATTCTTCGGGGCCACCCTGCTGGTGTATTTCTTGGTCTTTGCCACCCCCGGCGATCCCATCGCCGCACTGTCCGGCGGCAAGCCGATGAGCCCCGCGGTTGAATCCGCGCTGCGTGCCCAGTACAACCTAGACCAGCCGTTCTGGGTCCAGTATTTCCTGTACCTCAAGAACCTGGTGACCTTCGACCTGGGCCAGACCTTCTCCGGCCAGCCAGTGGCGGACGTCATTGCCCGGGCCATGCCCGTGACCGCGCGCCTGGCCGTGATGGCCCTGGCCATCGAGGCCTTCTTCGGCATCATCTTCGGCGTCATCGCCGGCCTGAAAAAGGGCAAGCTCTTCGACTCCACGGTGCTGGTTGCCTCGCTGATCGTCATCGCCGTACCCACCTTCGTCCTGGGTTTCGTGCTGCAGTTTATCGTCGGAGTGAAGCTCGACTGGGCCAAACCGACCGTCGGTTCCACGGCTCCATGGGGTGACCTGATACTGCCAGCTACCGTCCTCGGGCTGGTTTCGCTGGCCTACGTGCTGCGACTGACCCGCACGTCGATCATCGAGAACAAGCAGGCAGACTATGTGCGCACTGCAACCGCGAAGGGCCTGAGCCGCCGCCGCGTGATCATGGTCCACATTCTGCGCAACTCGCTGATTCCGGTGGTCACCTTCCTCGGTGCCGACCTCGGAACCCTCATGGGCGGCGCCATCGTCACCGAAGGCATCTTCAACGTCCCGGGGATCGGCAATCTGGTGTACCAGGCCGTACTCAAGGGTGAAACCCCAACCGTCGTGGCAGTCGTCAGCGTCCTCGTAGTTGTTTTTGTTATCGCTAACCTCGTCGTTGATTTGCTCTACGCGTGGCTTGACCCAAGGATCCGCCTTGTCTGA